The nucleotide window CGGTTCCTCCGTAAAAGACACCTCGATATTCTGGGTGGTCAGATGAACCGTAAGAAGTGAATCTTCAAAGATCTTAATTTCCTCTGGGTATCTCAGTCGGAATACAACTTCCTCAATCATGGAAGAACTATACGATTTAATTAACACGGGAAGTTCAGACTCCGTCATCCAGCGGAAGCGAGACTCGATCTCACGTGACACCGTATGCGGAATTTCGCTTGGATCATCCACATTTGATACTAAGTTTGATGCTGATTCTGTTACTGATACGTTTTTTGGTACGTCCAACGGATCATTATCCGATATCCCTGAGTCCTTATCCAGCGCATGCTTCTCGTCTGCATTCATTGAATCCTCTGCCGTATATTCCCGTTGATCATACAGAATTGCAATAAGCACATGCTTGCAGATATGATCGGCCGGGCAGGAGCATTCCCAATGATCCAGCGTATTTTCAAGCGTACATTGTGTCCCGTCACTGAGCTGACAACTCACAGATGATGCATTCCATGTGTACGTTACACTTACACCATTGTCCAACTCTTTCAAAGACCTTTTGTACAACCCCTTGTTGGCATACCGAATCAAATAATCCTCCGTACACAGCTTCGAAAAACTTCGGAATTTTTCCTTGAATCCATTCACGTCATCAACGCCCCGTTGCTCTCAGAATGTCGTAGATCGTTTCACTGAACACGCGACCTGGAACGTTGCCTAGAGCAATGGGTTTGTTGTCACCATAGTAATAATATTGCTTGTTATTCGGTTTGAAGAAATGAAGGGATTCCAGGGTAATGTCATCCAATCCCTCGTAATACGTGATGCTCGTACCGCTGAATTGCAATTCTGCAACAAGATCTCCGTACTCTTTATAAAATTCATGATACCAGCCGCCGTCCTGTGCCGGTCCTTTGATCCAACCGTATTTCTCCAGTGCTTTGGGGAAAGCCGTTGGTGAAAAATCAGACTCGGGCAGATGATCGTATTCATTCTTCGTTTTATCCTCATCTTCTGGCTGGTGAATCTCACGATTCAATTGCTCGAATGGCTGCTTGATCTCGTAATCCTCCAACTGCGTTGTCCAACCTTCAAGCGTTGCCTGATCCAGTTCCAACGGGTGTATAAGTCCCACTTGCGCATCCGAAGGCAGATCGACCTCATCTTCATCCACAGAATTGAAGGTGCCGTCCTCCATATAACGGAAGGTGCTGATCAGAGCGCCATCCTCATACGTTCCCCAGATCAGACCAACAGCAAATTTTTGCATGATTACATTTTGTACAAACAATGCTTTCCACTCATCGGCAGACCACAGACGTTGCTTGGACAATGACTCTTCCAGACGCTGCGCCTGAATGTTAACCATGGATTTGAGATCTTTTTTCAGCTGTGTGAAACGTGCCTTGGACTGCGCTGCCAATTCAGGATCATCTTTCTGTGCAGGAGCAGGCAGACTCTTCACGGATTTGCCCGTTTCTTCATTTAAGACAACGACTTGTAAGTCTCCATTGACCTTAACCAGGAAGGAACGCTCTCCGTAACTCAGCTGCATGGTTCCTTTTTCATCAAAACCAAGTGTGGTGACCAGCCGATCCTCCAGTTGTTCCGAGGTAAGTCCCATATTATCGGCTGCAAGTTGCAATGCTTCTTCTGCTGCACCTTTCACCTGACGGTTCTTCACGCCACGTTTGATCTTGTCAATCGCCATAAGAGCGGATGGATCTTTCAGATAAGCGAGCACTTTTACAGCATCTGCTGCAATCGCGCCACGACTGTTTTCTGTCCATTCCTTAATTTGCGGAGCCAGAATATTCACAATCTGAATATCGCCAAAGAGTGCTGATACATACATCACCCATTTCTCTTTTGCAGGAGCACCTTCCTGAATCCAGACCTGGAGCAGTTCACTTGCAAAACGAGCGAGCGATGACTCACTTACGTAATCTCGTAATTCATTCAACCGTTCATTAGGACCGGATGTATGATCCAATGATTGGACCAAAGCATACTGTTTAATCCGGTCATCTAAAGGCTGATTGTCTTCAATACGTATCAGTGAAGGGAGATCTTTCAAGGACAACCAGCTCAGTCTCGACAACTTTTTGGCATCCGCCTGATCAGCGAGTGCAGCATGGGCATACTCTGGACTTAAATCTGCGGTATCCAGCAGAATTTGGATCAAGCTCTTCCAATCGTCGGACTTCTCTTTCTTCAAAAGCTCACCGTACAGTTCCTTGCTGTTTTCCAGACTCCGGATTGCAGTCAGAGCCATTTCTTTGATCGCCACTTTTTTCTCCGAGAGGTATATGAGCGTATACAAGTCCTGATCAGGAATTCGGTTGAATTCCGCTAACGCCACGCCGTTGGCCTTTTTGGAAGAATCCTGCAATCCGGCACGAATCGCTTCGGCCAATATTTTCTTCGATAACTCATCACGCTGTTCAAAGGTAATCTCCAGAATTAAAATGCGTGTATCTGTTGGCAGTTTCTTGTACTGTGTCAGTGCATAGTCCAGATTCTGCTGAATGATTCGGCGGTATTCGTCATGCGGCATCGATTTGTATCTGTAGTCGGTCATGCCATTAAGTGAGATCAGGCTGGTTAGCAATTTCTCACGTTGCACCTCAGGGTCTTGCCCGTAACGTTGAAGCAGCTGCTCTCCACTAAAAGCGTATGAATTGTACATGTCCGAGATAATATCCAGTGTCCAATCAGGATGAGTGGTCAGGATTGCGAACCTGCGCATCGCCTCCGAATCCAAGGGCAGAAAACTAATACTAATGAGGTTGTGAACACGCTTCTTATCTCGATTCAGTTGATTAAACAACCCGCGACTATTTGGGTCCTCCCAATATTCCTCCAGGGTGTTTTCCCCACTTAAGTATCTTGCAATAGCAAGTCCTTGACGTCCCCCGTCCAAAGGATGCCGAAGAGCGTTAAATACCGCTTGCTCCAGTGACCCCTCCGCATTAGGCAATGTCAATCCTTGATCCTCCATGAATTTCTGAATGCAGAGTTTGAGGAATGGCGGTTTGATAATCTCGTATGCTCGAATCGCTTGTTCAGGACGATTTGCGATCGCGGATTGTAACATGTTCCAAGATACCGTGTACGAATTAAGCTCGTCCCGCAACATTTCAACCAACTGATAAGGCTCATCCAGAGGCACAAGTCCAGCAAGCAGATCATTTGGACTCTTGGCTCTAGGGTCCATACTCAGCAAGTAACGGCGAACTTCAAGTGGATAAATCTCATGTAATTGATGTATTGTGTGAAGCAAAATATGTCCAATCTCACTATTCGTATCAAGGAACCGTTGTTTACCTCCACTAATGTTAATCAGGTACAACAAGGCACCACTCACAAGCACCATAGTTTGATGGAATACAGTGTGTGAACATTGCTCTTTTGGAGAGAAAGACGTATTGGGATACAGCTCAGCGATGAGCTGACTACGCTTCTCCTTGAGGAATTCATCCTTTAATTCTTGGGAAGATCCGTTATGCTTCCCTTGAATATTACTGACCACCACAGGTTCAATCAACGTATGTAACTCGTCCCGCAACTTATCTGGATCATTAGCCATTACATGTTGAAACAACACCGGTAACGATTGAGCAGAAGCTTGAACCTCTGCAAGATGAGAAGCCGTGTCACTGAGCTTCGAATATAGTTGCAGCAGCATTAACGCATTGATTACATCTCGATAATCCCCCTGGGTGTCGGCCTTTTTGGAATCAAAAAGCCACTGGGCACGCTTTAATTTACTCTTTAATTCAGAGAGGATCTCCTCTTTACCGGCAAACTGTTTGATCTTCTCCAACCGGGCCAACAACCCACCCATGCGATCAGCGCTTTTGCTCTTCCCGCTCAATCCGTAGGCTTCTGAATCATTTCCCATACAGACAGTAAAAGCATCCGTTCTCCATGAACTTCTTTTGGAATAATTGGATTCCAGATATATCACAATAGCCCCGGCCCGGTAAAAGATATCTCCATCATCTTTTTTGGCGAGCTTCATGAGCAGATCAATTGTTTGATATACATAATGACTCGAATTTCCCATCATATCCGGAAACTTGTCTGTCGTGCCCAATACATAATCAATAATTTCGGAGCTTCGGTCTGTTTTTAATGAATACTCGTTTGAACAGGTCACTGCGAATTTCTCCACCAAAGTTTCTACTGCGCGGTCTGCGGTAAGCATTACACATTCCTCCTTGAATTTAAGTGATGATTTCGCCAATCCAATCTGCCAACTCGTTTGGGGTAATTGCGGCTACATGTGCCCCCATGTTGGTTAATGTCTGTGCTGCATGTTTGTTATAGACAGAATCCCCGTTAAAATCGAGTGCGGTGAGAACCAGTAGCTTGCATCCTGCATCGATGATATCTTTACAGGCTTTGTACATCTGCGCAATCGGGTAACCTTCCTCCAGATCACTGACCAGAATAAAGATGGTTTTGCCAGGATTATCGATTAGCGTCTCGCCATAACGCAACGCTTTGGTAATATGTGTTCCCCCGCCGAGCTGCACATTCATGAGCACGTCTACGGGGTCTTCCAGCCTGTCGCTCAGATCAACAACCTGCGTATCAAATATGAATAATTTCGTGCGCAGCGCATTCAATCGATAAAAGATACTCGCCATTACCGAACTGTAGATGACTGAATCCAGCATACTGCCACTTTCGTCCACACCAATGATGATGTTCCACTTGTTATGAGGCTGTATACTCCCGTCGAAATATAGACGATCAATGACAAACCTGCGCTTGTTTTTATCGTAATTCTTCAAATTCTTGGTGATGGTTCGCTTGAAATTCAGATTGCGCAAGGATCGTACTGAACTGGAGGTATAGCGACTTCGCTTGCCCATGATACTGGCTCGGGTCTGAGACTCCAGCTTGCTGCGCAGCTCTTCAACCACAGTTCGCACGATATCCTTGGCGCTCTTTAACACCTCACCTTTCATCCGTCCTTTGAACTGCATAATATTCTTAAGCAGATTCATGTTGGGTTCAAGGGATTCAAGCAACTTTTTGTCCGTTAACAATTCTGTCAGCCCATAGCGATCAAGCGCCTGTTTCTCCAATATTTCTACTGTTGGTTTGGGAAATAGGTCCCTGACTTTGTGCAACCATTTCGGGACAGTCAGGTTAGACGCACCGCGTCCTCCCTCTTTTCGGTAACCTTGTTCTTCACCGTATTCACGGTTATACAGATAACCCAGAATCTCATCGATTTCCGTATATTGAAATTCATCCGAAGTGTATTGGTCTGTATTACACAACCCTTCTTCGGCGGATTCACCGAGAATCAGACGCCATCGATTCAAGGTTTCAGCAGAATGATGATCTCCTCGGTTGCTTCCATCCGGATTGGAGGTTTTGTCCGTTTCTCCGTTTTCTTCCGTTATCCGATTCGCTTCATTCATATTAGCTTCCATGCGGCAAACTCCTTTCGAAGCGCTTCATCCCATGCTTTGGACTGAATCAGCATCTGTTCATCAACCGCAGGCCTTAACATCTCTTCCGGTTCAACCTGATGCAGACTCGCCACCCGCTCAGCAATCAAGCCCGTCTCCATTGGTGTAAAGTAGGTGAATGCCAACCTCAATTCCGGTACCATACTAATGAAGTCGTCATATGATAGCTGTTCAATCAAATAATTCAACTCGGACAACAACTGATCTTCATATAAAAAAGCGTCACGTGCTACAGAGAATACTCCCTGTAAAAAAAGTGCCGTTTGACGGGTCTGATCCGGTGTACCATGGATATATCCACGTGCACGATCAACAATCTCTTCCCTTGGCCTGTCGCCGAGGCCTGAGGAAATAGCAACACACACACCCTCCAGCTGAGCCGGAAGCTGGTGATCAGACAGAAGCTCATTCAGGTGAATTCGGAATGTCTCATCCTGAAAATGCTCCTCTGATGACTCCGCGAGCATGGCTAGCAACTTCAATCCCTGAATAATGGCTTCATGTTCATCCGGATTGGCTCTGGAGAGCTGTAACAACTTGTCCACGGCGTTCCTGTAAGCCTCGGATACCAACTCAGGGAGTTGTTGCTCGTCAGATAATCCCAGTAGCCTGCGGTGCTGATGAATTCGGTTCAAGACATGCAGACTGTTACATAAGGAAAGGAAATTCCCGTCGGTTCTCAGCGCCGAGCGCACCTGTTCATAAAGCTTCATCGCAGTGTCCTGAAGCCCCATGAGCAGCGCTTGAAGCATTAGTCGGGCAAGTTCACCGCTATGATGATCCGGTATTTCTTGCATCTGTTCTTCCATTTTGCGTGTAGCCGCCCCGGCAAGCGTTCCGCCATAGAGAGAGTTCTCTATCAATCTGGCTTCAATGCGGGATGAGTACATATAAACCCAGGTTTCGCGTACAAGATTCATGTCACGTTCTGCGATCCAGTCCGGCCCGGATTGCCGTTTAGCGAATTCCGGAACCAGATACGTGATACACTGAATCAATTGACTTATCTGACGGTGCTCCGGTTTCGCATACAGATCCAGCACTTTCTTGTGTTGTCCTGTTGTGCGGATCTGCAGTTTGTGCCCTGTACAACGCACCTTGAAGTCCTCCACGATGGGAATACTGAATGAATTGGGAGCCACGCTTCCAATGACGTCTCCTGTCAATAACTGCTGAAGCTCTTGCAACGGTTTATCGGTCGCTAGGGTAAGCTCCCCCTTCACAAAGGAAGAGAGTGCCGCATCCATCAACTCATAGACACCGCCTTCCCTTTTCCCCCGAAGCCCGGCGAGACCCTGAATCATGCTGTACGCCTCAATCGCATCACTGGTTGATACATGCTCGTGTCCGTCTCGTAATTGGCGCATCAGCCGGGATAACAAGTCCAGAGCCGTTAGATTATATGGTGTACTCTTTTTGCGAAGCAGCTGGTTCCAGATCTGATCGTAATAATTCACATAAGGCATGCCGCTCGCATATCCATTGAGCCGATCCGCTTCAGCAAAGGTATAGACCATCGGGTACATTTGTTGGTGAACCGGATCTGGATCAACCGCAATTTGTTGAGAAGTACCTGGTTTACCTCGTCCATCCAAACGTTGGTCTGGATACTGTTTATCCATTTCTGGCTGTTCCAATTCGGATTCATGTTTCTCTGACATCAACAGTCCATACGTATGAAATCCACCGGTAATGACAAGCACACGATCATACTCTTGTACCGCTTGATTAATACGTTGTTTCATATGTGCTTCTCGTGCCAGATCACCTGAAGACTGTAATCGTTCCGTGGAATAGCACATTCGGGATAACGTACAATACGTGAATACATCCTGCACGAACGCCCGAGTGGATTTCTCCAGACCGCCAATCTCAAATACCTTTTCCCACAATTCATCAAAACTGCGACAGTTTGTTTTTTGGCACAACCGATTAATGAAGTCAGACCCTGCAAGCAAGGTCTCGTCCTGGATGGAGATCTCCTTTTGTTCTGTCTGACCGGACTTGGATGCACGAGTGGAGAAGTGACGATAGTCCAGATCAATAAACTTTGCCGGAATGTCCAGACGTTTTGCTTCTTTCAAAGCGACATATTCAGGCGAATACCGAAGCATCGGATAATAGCAGGCTTCTCTCTCCAGTTCACTCTCATAGGTATAGTACAGACTGACAGGCGGTATGGTTGCCTCATCACTCAGCACCGAAATTAATGGATTACCACTCTCTGGTCCTTCGATTAGAATAATATCCGGCTTATACTCCCCGATTAATCGTAACAAGTGATACGAACATGCAGGGCTGTGGTGTCTAATAGGATAATAGACCGCAGGATTACTCAGGTTATACACCTGGGACTCGAACAAGGATTGTAACTGATCAACATCAGGGTCCAGTACTGCTCTTAACCGATCCATTTTCTCTCCTCAAAATAGTCCTTCCACATTCCCTCTTCTCTGGAACGCTCTTTTACGACCTTGGAGAAGTAGGTTTTGAGAATGGACAGATCCTTGTCGTTTTCCTTCGCAATGGTTCCCAGCATGTTCTGCACCAACCGATCCAGCGCAATAGCCTTATCTTCGTAATAATAGGAAGTCATCGCACTCTGGACATAGACAGACACCGCTTCCGCCGTACTCATGGATGCTTGAGGTGTGTCGAGCTTGTAGCCTTCCCGTGTCATGCCAGTGCGCAGTTCCATAAATGTTGTAGCCAGCAATTCAACCACATCCGTATTAATTTCAATATCAATTCCACTATGTAATAACAGGCTTCGTGCCTGGGATTCAATAATTTTGGCTTCCATCTTTACGTTATGAATGGGCTTGATCGTTTCAAAATTGAATCGTCGTTTCAAGGCACCGCTCATTTCATTAACACCTTTATCCCGAATATTGGCTGTAGCAATGACGTTAAATCCAGGTTGGGCAAACAATACACCGCCATCAAGTTCCGGGATGCTCATGACCTTGTCACTGAGAATACTGATCAGACTATCCTGCGCTTCGGCGGGACAACGTGTGATCTCTTCAAAACGGGTAAGAATACCCTTCTTCATTCCGTTATATAACGGCGATGGCACAAGCGCGGCTTCCGAAGGACCTTTATCGAGCAGCATGGCGTAATTCCATGAATACTTGATCATATCTTCCGTCGTGCCTGCCGTACCCTGAATCGTATTCAGACTGGTTCCGGAAATCGCTGCGGTCAGTAATTCGCTAAGCATGGTCTTGGCTGTTCCGGGTTCTCCCACGAGCATTAACCCTCGATTGCCTGCCAGAGTAACCACTGCACGTTCAATTAACACGTCATTGCCATAGAATTTGCGGGTAATCGTGATCTCTTCTCCATTTAATAACGCAGGCTTATCCCTGCCTATAATAAAATCGCGCACATAGGCGGGAGATAACAGCCAGTTCGGGGGACGTTTCCCCTGATCTTCCTCTCTCAGCGCGCGTAATTCAACCTCGTATAATGTCTCGGCGGGTGGTTTAAGCATCTCCATCGTCAAGGTGTCTCCTCTCACACAAACAGATCGTATGTTCTTATTCCTATCATTTTATCACAGCACTCCAGCAACTACCCGGTAAAACGATAAAAATGGTTGAAACGTCCTTCTTATCAGCACTTCTTCTAAGTCCTTGGACATAGTGTATAGCACAAATATGAAGGTGAACTATCCTTACAGCTGTGCCAACACACTGGTTTCGGCCGTGAATCAGTATACTTATTGCAAATGTATTCGCATTGTAGGCCGTATGACCTTATGAATCATTACACGCTCCATATTGTGTTTCAACCACATGAGGCTGAATATCACAAAGAAAACACAGGCCATCAGCAGCCTGTGTCTTCTTATATGTTCAAACTTAACTATCCCCTTTCTAAAAAGGGTGGATCATTACGCCTCACTGTCCAACATCGCTAATTACATTCTGCGACCACACGAAGCTGAGTACAGCTCGTACCACTCATATCGGGTTAGCTCAATCTTAGTCGCGTCACGGCAGGCCAGAATCCGCTCTGGTCGAATTGAACCAATCACGGGCTGAATACCTGCTGGATGCTTCATTAACCAAGCCAGTACAATAGACTCCGGTGTCACCCCACGCTCCTTGGCCATTCGATCAACCAATTGAGCCGTATGGTCAATTTCAGGACGCTGTCCCTCAACTACCCTGCCAGTAAATCGCCCCTGAGCAAGGGGACCCCAGGCTTGCAATTGAATATGCTCTGCCTGACAATATTCCATCGTGCCATAAGGAAACACGTTGTCTCTGGCTTGGGGTCGATTCACCGTCACACCAGCTTCTACGAACCCAATCTTGTCCAGACTCATCTCCAACTGATTCACAATCAGAGGCACTTTACTATGGAGCTGAAGAAGACGAATCTGTTCAGAGCCCATGTTGGACACACCAAAATGGCGCACTTTACCAGAATGATGCAGCTCAGCCAGTGCTTCCCTAATCTCTTGTGGATGGGCGAGCGGATCAGGACGGTGTAGCAGTAAAATATCCAGATAATCGACGCCGAGCCGTTCCAAAATCCCGTCCACACTCGCCAGGATATGTGCACCTGAGGTGTCATAACGCTGAGGTCCTTCATCATCACCTACAAGGCGTATACCACACTTCGACTGTATAATGATCTGTTCACGCAAACCAGGAGTTTCAGATAAAACTCGCCCCAAGACATGCTCTGCCTTACCTCGTGTGTATATATCCGCCAGATCAAAATGATTAATGCCTATTTCGATAGCTGCTTCTACCGCTCGATGACCTTCCACAACAAGATCTGAAGTAATGGGAAGACCATCCCATTCACCCCCGAATCGCATACAGCCAAGAACCATTCGACTTGCGGGAATCTGGTGGTGATGCAAGGGAAGTTGTGCGTATGACATATCAGCATTCACCTCATTTTCATTTTTACAAAGCACAATGACCGATTCTCTCTACATGTCTTCTTCTAACTTCCTCTATTTTCCTGCTCTATCATCCATATGAAGCAAAAACAAGGTTTCAAAAGCTTGTCTATTGAATATATAGAGGGTGCAGGTATTATGCAGGAATATGAGAGGAGATTTTGCATTTGAACCCGAATGAACCCAACGAGTCCTCAAAGCCAGCGTTTTTCACGAAAGAATTCACGCATAACCCTTACCCCGTGTATGAAAAGTTAAGAAAAGAGGAGCCTGTTTTCAGAGTCATGTTTCCTCACGGCGAGTTTGGCTGGATCATTACCCGATACGAGGATGCAGTCCAGATCCTGAAAGATCCTCGCTTCACTAAGGATATCGCCAAACGTTATGGACCTGAAAATCAAAGTATCTTTGTCAATAACATGCTGTTCTCCGATCCACCAGATCATCGCCGTCTGCGCGGACTTGTACAGAAAGCGTTCACCCCTAAGTTGATTGCAGACATGAGAAGCCATATTCAAGAAATCGCGGATGATCTACTGGACAACCTTGCGTCCCAAGAGAAAATGAATCTGATCGACGACTTTGCTTTTCCATTGCCGATCATCGTTATTAGTGAGATCCTCGGCGTGCCGCTGGAAGATCAGGACAAGTTCCGTATGTGGTCCAATTCCATCATTGATGCATCCAGCTCGGAACACGCCGAGATGTTTGAACAGCATGCCAGGGAATTCACCGAATACCTGAATGCCTGGTTCGCCAAAGTACGCAAAGATCCGGGGAACGACCTGATCAGTCAGCTCGTAACAGCAGAAGATTCCGGGCAACAACTGTCTGAAAATGAATTGCTTGGCGTAGTCTCCTTGTTAATCATCGCGGGCCACGAAACGACGGTTAATCTCATCGGCAATGGAATCCTTGCCCTGCTGGAGCATCCGGAGCAACGCGAACTGCTCATTAAGCAGCCCGAGCTTATTCACAAGGCCATTGAAGAGATGCTGCGCTACAATGGACCGGTGGAGTTCAGTACATCTCGATGGGCTCTGGAAGATATCGAATTCCGTGGACAGCATATCGCTCAAGGTGAACTTGTCATCGTTGCGCTTGATTCGGCTAATCGGGACGAACAGCAGTTCAAGGATGCTGATGTCTTTGACATTACCCGCGAGAAGAGTTCACATCTGGCCTTTGGCACAGGTATTCACCTCTGCCTCGGAGCACCGCTTGCACGTCTGGAAGGCGAGATAGCAGTCAGTACGCTTCTGAATCGTTTTCCGAATATGCAACTACAGACTGACGTGAATGAACTTGAATGGAGACCCGGCATGATTGTTCGTGGTGTCAAGGAGATCCCGGTTCAGCTTAAGTAATGGAAATGGCTAAATATGAATCAATGAAAGTGAGGCACATGACATCATGGAAATGAACACCTTGGTATGGATCGTTTTACTGCTTCTGATCCTTGTGTTACTAGTCAGAGTCACCAGCCTGCAACGCCAATTGAATGAATTGAAAAGAGATGTCGAACGTCTGGAGAACGGCTCAACCGCAAGCACACGCTCCGACTTCAATTACACCTTGTCGCCGAAGGAAGCATCCCCTTCCCACACAAGCCAACCAACCGCAACGGATCTGGATCAGGAGCTGCTTGCACTTATACAACAAGGGAAAAAAATTATGGCAATCAAACGACTGCGCGAAGCCAAAGGTCTTTCGTTAAAGGAAGCCAAAGACTATGTTGATTCCCTAGATCGGTAATATACAACTCACATAACTCTCGGGTAAGGTACTCCAGACTTTCGGCTGTTAACACAGACGCAGTAGAAAGTATGGAATCTTCGTCCGAGAGTTTACTTTTCTAACGACATATGCTAGTGTTATTTCTATATTACTAGAAATAAGAAATAAAGACGAAAGGACAGAACATGATGCAAACAAACTCGAATGAACTTGAACAAGTCGTCAAAATTCATAAAGCACTGGGTGAACAAACACGCTACAAAATCATTCAGATTCTATCGGGCGAAAGCAACCTGTGTCCTGCCGATTTGGAGAGCCGCCTTGTTACCGTTGCCCTATCGACTCTGTCTCATCACCTGAAACAGTTGTACGATTGCGGACTGCTCACATCGCAGAAGAAAGGTACGTATATCTACTACAGCCTGAACACGGAGACTGCACAAAAGTTTGTTCCCTATCTTTTAAATAAATAAAAAAATTTGAATTATATTTCTATATAATTAGAAATATAGAAACAACGCACGATATTTATTAGTAAAACTAGGTCACCTAAGTTTACGCTTATACCAATATTAATTATTTCGGTTGTAACATTACTATTCTCGCGCAGATGGTTGCATTCACAGCATTCATATTTTGTTCTCTTGTCTTTATTTCTATATTTCGAAAAATATAATAATTATAATCCGAAAGAGGTTATGTCTCCATGTCTTCTACGCTCAAAATCTATGTGCTTGCCTTGGTCAGCTTCCTTGTAGGAACGTCCGAATATGTCATTGCCGGCATTTTGGATCGTATTGCAGATACCATGAATATTTCTTTGATTGCTGCCGGACAGCTCATTACGATTTTTTCGCTCGTATATGCGCTCGGTACACCTATCATTATTGCACTGACTTCGCGCTGGGACCGTCGCAAGCTATTGCTATACTTCCTCGGTCTATTCGTTGTGGCTAATGTTCTTGCCTACCTGTTGCCGGGTTATGGACTGTTCGTCGCAGCACGTGTCTTGATGGCTTTGGGCGCGGGCGTTGTTGTTGTCACAGCATTAACGGTTGCTTCCCAAATAGCCGCTGAGGGCAAACAAGCTAGCGCAATCGCCACAGTAATCACTGGTTTTACGGCTTCTTTGATTGTTGGCGTTCCGCTCGGAAGGCTTGTGGCTGCATCTTGGGATTGGAAGCTTGTTTTTGCCGGCATAGCCGTTCTTGGCGTTCTCGCCATGTTAGTGATCGCGGCTACCATTCCGCCTTCCAAAGCAGAAGCACCTGTTCCACTGAAGAAACAACTGTCTTTGCTCAAACAGCCACGAATTGTTTGGGCACTGCTGGTGACATTTTTCTGGTTAGGTGGGTATTCCATTGCCTACACGTATATCTCACCTTATCTCGTAACCGTTGCAGGAATGAGCGAAGCACTGCTCAGTTCAGCTTTAC belongs to Paenibacillus sp. FSL H8-0079 and includes:
- a CDS encoding AAA family ATPase; the protein is MEMLKPPAETLYEVELRALREEDQGKRPPNWLLSPAYVRDFIIGRDKPALLNGEEITITRKFYGNDVLIERAVVTLAGNRGLMLVGEPGTAKTMLSELLTAAISGTSLNTIQGTAGTTEDMIKYSWNYAMLLDKGPSEAALVPSPLYNGMKKGILTRFEEITRCPAEAQDSLISILSDKVMSIPELDGGVLFAQPGFNVIATANIRDKGVNEMSGALKRRFNFETIKPIHNVKMEAKIIESQARSLLLHSGIDIEINTDVVELLATTFMELRTGMTREGYKLDTPQASMSTAEAVSVYVQSAMTSYYYEDKAIALDRLVQNMLGTIAKENDKDLSILKTYFSKVVKERSREEGMWKDYFEERKWIG
- a CDS encoding aldo/keto reductase; this encodes MSYAQLPLHHHQIPASRMVLGCMRFGGEWDGLPITSDLVVEGHRAVEAAIEIGINHFDLADIYTRGKAEHVLGRVLSETPGLREQIIIQSKCGIRLVGDDEGPQRYDTSGAHILASVDGILERLGVDYLDILLLHRPDPLAHPQEIREALAELHHSGKVRHFGVSNMGSEQIRLLQLHSKVPLIVNQLEMSLDKIGFVEAGVTVNRPQARDNVFPYGTMEYCQAEHIQLQAWGPLAQGRFTGRVVEGQRPEIDHTAQLVDRMAKERGVTPESIVLAWLMKHPAGIQPVIGSIRPERILACRDATKIELTRYEWYELYSASCGRRM
- a CDS encoding cytochrome P450, which gives rise to MNPNEPNESSKPAFFTKEFTHNPYPVYEKLRKEEPVFRVMFPHGEFGWIITRYEDAVQILKDPRFTKDIAKRYGPENQSIFVNNMLFSDPPDHRRLRGLVQKAFTPKLIADMRSHIQEIADDLLDNLASQEKMNLIDDFAFPLPIIVISEILGVPLEDQDKFRMWSNSIIDASSSEHAEMFEQHAREFTEYLNAWFAKVRKDPGNDLISQLVTAEDSGQQLSENELLGVVSLLIIAGHETTVNLIGNGILALLEHPEQRELLIKQPELIHKAIEEMLRYNGPVEFSTSRWALEDIEFRGQHIAQGELVIVALDSANRDEQQFKDADVFDITREKSSHLAFGTGIHLCLGAPLARLEGEIAVSTLLNRFPNMQLQTDVNELEWRPGMIVRGVKEIPVQLK
- a CDS encoding ribosomal protein L7/L12, giving the protein MEMNTLVWIVLLLLILVLLVRVTSLQRQLNELKRDVERLENGSTASTRSDFNYTLSPKEASPSHTSQPTATDLDQELLALIQQGKKIMAIKRLREAKGLSLKEAKDYVDSLDR
- a CDS encoding metalloregulator ArsR/SmtB family transcription factor, which translates into the protein MQTNSNELEQVVKIHKALGEQTRYKIIQILSGESNLCPADLESRLVTVALSTLSHHLKQLYDCGLLTSQKKGTYIYYSLNTETAQKFVPYLLNK
- a CDS encoding MFS transporter, with translation MSSTLKIYVLALVSFLVGTSEYVIAGILDRIADTMNISLIAAGQLITIFSLVYALGTPIIIALTSRWDRRKLLLYFLGLFVVANVLAYLLPGYGLFVAARVLMALGAGVVVVTALTVASQIAAEGKQASAIATVITGFTASLIVGVPLGRLVAASWDWKLVFAGIAVLGVLAMLVIAATIPPSKAEAPVPLKKQLSLLKQPRIVWALLVTFFWLGGYSIAYTYISPYLVTVAGMSEALLSSALLAFGIASLIGSKVGGFSADRLGVKRTLITGMTLHIASLVLLNITASSHLAIFLVLILWSFAAWSSGPTQQYNLVTMAPESSGIMLSLNSSVMQLAMAAGAGIGGIAVSSISLSSITWIGAIGVAVAIIIVIGSYRSASVKSTQTEKSHNAV